A stretch of DNA from Catharus ustulatus isolate bCatUst1 chromosome Z unlocalized genomic scaffold, bCatUst1.pri.v2 scaffold_29_arrow_ctg1, whole genome shotgun sequence:
agcAACTTTAACATGTTGAAGGCTTTGCTCTttgctgtcaaaaaaaaaaaaaaaaaaaaaaaaaaaaaaaagaaaaagaaaggaaaatgaaaaaaggaaaagagcaagggtaaaataaaacaaaaaactaacAACCCACCAACCTCCCCTGCTTTGTTCACAGCTGCCTAAGTTAAAAATCAAGGGGACCAAAATCTAATGGACAAacttttagattttaaattcaTGCAACTTtcctgtaaaagaaaattaaaaaaaaaaaacaaaacaaaacaaccataAAAGCTTGCAGGTATTGGGCCtaagaaataatgaagaaaaacaatttatttacaGCTGGTCATGCAGTTGCATTTATTCAATATGATTAAGCATAAGCCCATGAATAAacagttttctgaattttagcCAGTAAATGCAATTCTGCAAAACCCTGAGCGCTCTTCCAGTAGTATGAAGATGTCCATGAAGCtttcaaataaaactttttatttccatcatTATCTAAGCATACAGAAAATAGCATATTGTCCAGTCAGTGCTTTCTTAAACTGAACTGCATCTCTATTAATTTAAAGAGTCAATTTCTAGTAATGCACTACTTCAGGAAAAGTCAATAAAAATACTGTCTCAGCAATTACATGAGTTAGTGCAGGTGTATCTGAAGGTCTTGCAATACTCTCCTTTTGTACAATCCATGTCTTTTACTAGGACACAATGTCTGTGGTCAAGTTCAATCACAGGTGCAGGTAGCtgggtgaggagggagggagggaagagcagcaatTCTTCATTCTCCAATTCTTTGGTAATACCCAAGCCCCCAAGGCACCTGCTCCACCTTCCTACCATTTACCCGGTGGCTTCAAGAGAAGAAGTTGACATAttcatttaaaagcaaacaagtaGTAATAGAAAAGCCCCAACAAACCACAGAACTAGTCAGTACACAACAGCATTTTCTAGCAGACAATCAAGATGTGGTTCACCTGATCGAAGACAGACATTTACATCTGATCATGGGCACTGGCTGGGTGAGTGgtcagggagaggaaaagaaggaggaggaagaagaagatgaCAAGACAAGCATCTCTGTGCTGTATTTCTTATAAAATGTGAAACTAGGGTAGTTCAGCTCAATAGCACTCTCAAGGTGTCATTTCTCCCCTAACAACTAAAAAATCTTGTTGAGGAGGCACAACTAGGATGTTGTCTCAATTTAGATGTAGTGAAATGAATTGATTATTATTGCTTTTTTCATTGTGAGCAATGTGGCACAAATATTCCTTTGATTTTTCCCTCTGCCTCACTACTTCTAAACACATTTCTACAAACAACAGTGCTGACACTGGCCTAGTAACCCATGACATATATTAAAAGCAAGGCCAGCTGCAAACACAAGAGAAACTTACAGATAAAGAGCAGCAATTTCAAACTGAACCAGATCATGAATGAACTttgcaaaaaaacaacaaaatacacaaaaaacccgcactgaagaactgcagccatGTGGAAggtgtatttaaaatatgtgtttatGTGGCAGTTTGGGACAGGTTTACTggtgggctgggcagtgctgatTTAACAGTTGGACTCCATGGTCATAAGAGGTGCTTTTCAGCCTCAATGATTCGGTGATGTTCTGTGTTCACAGGGTGTCTCTACACTCCACATGCTGAACAGCAGAATCCGCTATCTTGGAGTACAGAACTCAGGAAGAAACTTCCTTGGAAGGGGTTTTTGGAGCAGATCCGATATGGTACAgtgaacacacagagaaaaacacaggttttgCCTCTACACAGGAGGCACACTAGTTCACACCAAACAGCTCCCACTTTAGCCAACAGAATCAGGAAGAACAAACTATACATTACAAATCCTTGCCACATTATTCAAATAACTAACAAAAAGAGTTCAGCAAGAAGAAGAGTAATAAATACTTCCATATGCTCAAGGAAGTAATGCTCAAATTGGCATAAAAGAGTGCACCAAATAATGGTGAAGTTCTGTGCTTCCCTTTGTGGCACCAAATAAATACCTAGAGATCACACAAATATCTCAAGAGTTGAAAATTTCCATGTCATTTTTACCATAGGCATCAGAAATATAAACTGTTAAGTACATAAAGATAACCTTTACACCTGACTATCTACCTTAAACTATGTAGTTTTAAAAGCCGTAGTATACTATATCCcctcttaaaatttaaaatagccCTAGTAAAATATCAAATACTGTGAGGCACTCTGCTGAAATTAAGTCTTTTTTGAAATGCAAGtgcaaaaaaatcctcagcACAAGGTAAGTCACATTTCTGACAATGAAGGGCTTCTTATTCATTTCTATGTATTTCAATGCTTTAACATAACATTACCATTAGAATTTAATTTGGAGACAATCTTGATGGCACAgtacattttcatttcccaaaAAAGATTCTTCATTTGTGCATTCCCCAAGATTCTGCTGTTTGGCCATGAGCTACTCTGCAGCTTCTGAGTGGCTTTGTTTTCCCATAACTAATTCACCACCATTTTTGTACTTGTCAGCAAAATAATCAGAATCAAAGCTCACAGACAAATCTGGAGGACTCACATAAACATTTCCATTGTCTATTGTGACCTTATGAATCCTTTGTTTCACTCCTTTTGATTGCCACTTTGGTGTTGGTGTTGGTTCCAGAGGATTTATTCCTTCATACAATCCTTCTCCTGTTTCCAAGGTAATCTTAAACTTATGCCAAGGACAAACAATACACGCCTGTCCATCGATatcctgcaggaaggagaagaagaaaagatagCAAGTCATCTTCTAGGATAAATGGTATATTTGGTAATTTGGTTTTATGGCTGTCTGCTGTTATATatatatgacttttttttttttcaatataatgTTCAGATAAAAGCATTAGGACAAAATCAATTAGAGTTTTCACACAACTCTGTGactctgcattatttttattttgcttacaTACCTCTATTTCTCCACGACATAAAGGGCCTCCTTCATCTGAAACATGGCAGAACATCATATTAATTCATGCAGCTGATTTTATGTTCAATTCTAGCAACACTGAGATCACACAGGCAAGTATCTTACGATAGCAGCGAGAATCCAGAGCATGAAATTTCCCCTCATGGTAGAAAACAACAATTTCTCTGCCATCGATTTTGGCTGTTATTCTTTGGGACTTCTGTATGTCCTCTTCTTTGCCAATAAATATAAGACCATCTGGCTCTGTTTCAGCTCCTCCTGTTCTTGAGCTGTGCAAATCCACATCCTTAAAACACAcatacaaataaaatgaaaagatcACTTATAAAGCAATTCACATTTGGATTTCaagtggggagagggagaaaaggttTCAGTGAAAGACTATCAACatccaaaggaagaaaagcacaagAGCTTGGTAATAATGTTCGGTTAGTGTGCTCAATAATAGAACTAACAGGACAAGGAAAACCAGCTGATACCTAAAGCTGAGAAAGATAAACTCTCAATCACTATTCATTTACTCTGCTTCTAAACCACTTCATCCCACAAAACCCATGTGTGTGCAAACAAATATAAGGATggcaaatataaaatactgtaCATTTCAGGTATGAAATGAATCATGCAGATCCAATATTCTCTACGTAATATTTTGGctagaaataaaaagtgattCAAGTTAATAAACAGATattctgcaaaggaaaaaaaccattaTTTAGATGTATTCAACCCAACATGTTTGGCAAATGTGACTGCTTTTGTTCCTCTTACATATTTCAAACATACAACAGACTGTCTCTCTCACAAGAGGGTATATAAGCAGTTTTATGACAAAAACAACATTCCCATTACATTTACTTATGGGTAGCTACTGTGTTCCAATTCTTTTCAAATTTCCAATACAACCTCAATTCCTCAGAAAAATAAGGTTTAAACAGGCCTttataaacacagaaaaggGAACCACGAattgcagggagagggggacaTGTCTCTCTGGCTGCAGGGGGTGCAGAGCCACAGAAAGCTGCACTTTACCTTTGGTCCACACCAGATTGCAATGGAGATTAGAAAGCAGATGAAGAAATGAAGGCTGAGGATGATGAGATCCAGCATAGCCTCTTTTCAGGGGGTCTGTCACCACGGCCCTGCCTTGTTCCCATATGTCACCAGGTGCTTCTCAGCCCCTCTTTAAGTGCAAGCAGGAGCCAGCTGGGCCAGGCCCTAGAGCTCCCTATGACAGGACTTCAGAGGCTCAACGCGTCAGAAGccggctctgccagggctgatAAGACCCAGGGACACTCTGGGGCTGGCCTGATAAGAGAAGAGCAGAGCCACCAGttccccctgctgctgtcctcacCGTGAGCCCACGCTACTGCTGCCTGTTCCCAAAACCCTGCTCAGATCCACACGTGGTGCATCTTCAGGATCAGAAGCTTCAGGTTTCCTCATAAACCACTGCACTGGGAAGAGCAGTTTAAGGTTTAAGTGACAGTGTGGCATTTCCAAGACCAGTTGTTAACAGATCTGCACATGATCAACTGCTAAAACCAACTCCCTGTTTCCCAGTTCAAGGAACTGCCACCCAGTCTTAACCCAGAAAGTGAAACGTCACTGCCAGACTTACAGGACAATCCAGTAACGCATTCACACTTAGGTTTTTTCAGGAGATACTGGAACCAGAGTTAGAAATCCCCAATTTCTGCTATCACCTTTTGGCTGACTCTGCCTATAAACTTTCCAAATTGGCAAAGATACTAAAATGCAGAAGCCTGTAGTTAAAACCCCTCTTATTAAGACACCTCTAAAAAACCCTGTATATATAAACACATACATCTACAGAAACACATACACATACTTATTTGTGCACACACGTATTTGTGTGTATCTCCCAATCAGTATCAAATGATACCTAACCAGCTCATTTTGTGATGACTTCTCACACTGAGC
This window harbors:
- the RFESD gene encoding Rieske domain-containing protein isoform X2 — its product is MLDLIILSLHFFICFLISIAIWCGPKDVDLHSSRTGGAETEPDGLIFIGKEEDIQKSQRITAKIDGREIVVFYHEGKFHALDSRCYHEGGPLCRGEIEDIDGQACIVCPWHKFKITLETGEGLYEGINPLEPTPTPKWQSKGVKQRIHKVTIDNGNVYQRAKPSTC
- the RFESD gene encoding Rieske domain-containing protein isoform X1 — its product is MLDLIILSLHFFICFLISIAIWCGPKDVDLHSSRTGGAETEPDGLIFIGKEEDIQKSQRITAKIDGREIVVFYHEGKFHALDSRCYHEGGPLCRGEIEDIDGQACIVCPWHKFKITLETGEGLYEGINPLEPTPTPKWQSKGVKQRIHKVTIDNGNVYVSPPDLSVSFDSDYFADKYKNGGELVMGKQSHSEAAE